One window of Tenacibaculum maritimum NCIMB 2154 genomic DNA carries:
- a CDS encoding EamA family transporter, giving the protein MKNSKILVVIAFFSIYVIWGSTYLWNKMAVAEVPPLLLASIRFMIAGVLIMGIAKLMGLSLHLKKNQFINSTIAGFLFLVYGNGVFVWALKYVDSGFAALLASTQPLFVLFLMRLIDRKKMQKKSIIGVFLGIFGMYLLVSQKDIATSEGNILGIFMILTCVLSWSYGSVFVSKADLPKNFFVSTGYQMLIASVLLLISSLIFKEHWISPLDWSFKVQIAMVLLILFGSIVAFTAFNYLLKVVSTEKVSTSAYVNPVVALLLGWYFLDEKLTSQSIIASVVLLTGVYFITSRKRLTKN; this is encoded by the coding sequence ATGAAAAATTCTAAAATACTAGTAGTAATAGCATTCTTTTCAATTTATGTAATTTGGGGATCTACTTATTTGTGGAATAAAATGGCTGTAGCAGAGGTGCCTCCATTATTATTAGCTTCAATACGTTTTATGATTGCAGGAGTTTTGATAATGGGTATTGCAAAACTAATGGGACTTTCGCTACATTTGAAAAAAAATCAATTCATTAATTCAACCATCGCAGGGTTTCTTTTCTTAGTGTATGGAAATGGCGTTTTTGTTTGGGCATTGAAATATGTAGATAGTGGTTTTGCTGCTTTATTAGCTTCTACTCAGCCATTATTTGTATTGTTTCTAATGCGGTTGATAGATCGAAAAAAGATGCAAAAAAAATCGATTATAGGCGTCTTTTTAGGAATTTTTGGGATGTATTTATTAGTAAGTCAAAAAGATATTGCTACTTCAGAAGGAAATATTTTAGGGATTTTTATGATTTTAACCTGTGTATTAAGTTGGAGCTATGGAAGTGTATTTGTTTCCAAAGCAGATCTACCTAAAAACTTTTTTGTAAGCACAGGTTATCAAATGTTAATTGCAAGTGTATTGCTTTTAATTTCAAGTTTGATTTTTAAAGAGCATTGGATATCACCTTTAGATTGGAGTTTTAAAGTGCAAATAGCAATGGTATTATTAATACTTTTTGGAAGTATTGTAGCATTTACGGCTTTTAATTATTTATTAAAAGTAGTTTCTACAGAAAAAGTATCAACTTCGGCTTATGTAAATCCAGTAGTAGCTTTATTGTTAGGATGGTATTTTTTAGATGAAAAATTAACATCTCAATCCATTATAGCTTCTGTAGTATTACTTACAGGGGTTTATTTTATAACTTCCAGAAAACGATTGACTAAAAATTAA
- the hisB gene encoding bifunctional histidinol-phosphatase/imidazoleglycerol-phosphate dehydratase HisB — MKRVLFIDRDGTLIKEPADEQTDSFEKLEFYPNVFEGLGKIARELDFELVLVTNQDGLGTEVYPENTFWPIHNFVMKTLLGEGIVFSEEIIDNTFAKENRLTRKPNTGLLTKYFSKEYDLENSFVIGDRLTDIELAKNLGTKGIYINDKRFLGTDEITVKQEELEQYIALETNDWNAIYKFLKLEKRIVKMTRNTHETAIDIILNLDGVGKSNIDTGIPFFDHMLDQIARHGQVDLSLKVKGDLEVDEHHTIEDTAIVLGEAFAMALKEKIGIERYGFCLPMDDCLAQVVIDFGGRNWLVWKADFNREMIGKMPTEMFFHFFKSFTDGAKCNLNIKAEGRNEHHKIEAIFKAFAKAIKVAVKRDVSKMILPSTKGML; from the coding sequence ATGAAGCGAGTATTATTTATAGATAGAGACGGAACCCTTATTAAAGAACCAGCGGATGAACAAACAGATTCATTTGAAAAATTGGAGTTTTATCCAAATGTATTTGAAGGACTTGGTAAGATTGCAAGAGAATTAGATTTTGAACTTGTATTAGTAACTAATCAAGATGGCTTAGGAACAGAAGTATATCCTGAAAATACCTTTTGGCCAATACATAATTTTGTGATGAAAACTTTGCTAGGAGAAGGCATTGTTTTTTCAGAAGAAATTATTGATAATACGTTTGCAAAAGAGAATCGATTGACTCGCAAACCAAATACGGGTTTGCTAACTAAATATTTCTCAAAAGAATATGATTTAGAAAATTCTTTTGTTATTGGTGATCGCTTAACAGATATAGAATTGGCTAAAAATTTAGGAACAAAAGGAATTTATATTAATGATAAAAGATTTTTAGGAACTGATGAAATTACGGTAAAACAAGAGGAGTTAGAGCAGTATATAGCTTTAGAAACTAATGATTGGAATGCTATTTATAAATTTTTAAAGCTAGAAAAAAGAATCGTAAAGATGACTAGGAATACTCATGAAACAGCAATTGATATCATATTGAACTTAGATGGAGTTGGTAAAAGTAACATTGATACAGGAATTCCTTTTTTTGATCATATGCTAGATCAAATAGCACGTCATGGACAAGTAGATTTATCTTTAAAAGTAAAGGGAGACTTGGAAGTGGATGAACATCATACTATTGAAGATACGGCGATTGTATTAGGGGAAGCATTTGCAATGGCTCTAAAAGAAAAAATAGGCATAGAAAGATATGGCTTTTGTTTGCCTATGGATGATTGTCTTGCGCAGGTAGTTATTGACTTTGGAGGAAGAAATTGGTTGGTTTGGAAAGCTGATTTTAATAGAGAAATGATTGGTAAAATGCCAACAGAAATGTTTTTTCATTTTTTTAAATCTTTTACAGATGGTGCTAAATGTAATTTGAATATTAAGGCAGAAGGAAGAAATGAGCATCATAAAATAGAAGCTATTTTTAAAGCCTTTGCAAAGGCAATCAAAGTGGCAGTTAAAAGAGATGTTAGTAAAATGATTTTACCCTCAACAAAGGGAATGTTATAA
- the hisF gene encoding imidazole glycerol phosphate synthase subunit HisF, whose translation MLTKRIIPCLDIKDGRTVKGVNFLNLRDAGNPVELAKIYAKEGADELVFLDISATEERRKTLVNLVRKIAEQVDIPFTVGGGISSVEDVTVLLKSGADKVAINSSAIKRPELINQLSKQFGSQCVVVAMDAKYNNNEWVVHLAGGKIPTKLNLFEWAMEVESRGAGEILFTSMNHDGTKSGFANNVLKELSELVNIPIIASGGAGCIKHFQDVFIEGKANAALAASVFHFKEISISRLKRELQEKSIPVRI comes from the coding sequence ATGTTAACGAAAAGAATTATTCCTTGTTTGGATATCAAAGACGGACGTACCGTTAAAGGTGTCAACTTTTTAAATTTGCGAGATGCAGGGAATCCGGTGGAGCTAGCAAAAATCTATGCGAAAGAAGGAGCTGATGAACTGGTTTTTTTAGATATATCAGCAACAGAAGAAAGAAGGAAAACATTAGTAAATCTAGTAAGAAAGATAGCAGAACAAGTAGATATACCATTTACTGTGGGAGGAGGAATTTCTTCTGTGGAAGATGTTACTGTATTATTAAAATCGGGAGCTGATAAGGTTGCTATAAACTCATCAGCAATAAAGAGACCAGAACTGATAAATCAATTGTCTAAGCAATTTGGAAGCCAATGCGTAGTTGTTGCTATGGATGCAAAATATAATAATAATGAGTGGGTCGTGCATTTAGCAGGAGGAAAAATACCAACAAAACTCAACTTGTTTGAATGGGCAATGGAAGTAGAAAGCAGAGGAGCAGGTGAAATATTATTTACTTCAATGAATCATGATGGTACTAAGAGTGGTTTTGCTAATAATGTACTAAAAGAGCTGTCAGAGTTGGTAAATATACCAATTATAGCTTCTGGAGGTGCAGGTTGTATAAAGCATTTTCAAGATGTGTTTATTGAAGGAAAAGCGAATGCAGCATTGGCTGCCAGTGTTTTTCATTTTAAAGAAATTTCAATTTCAAGATTAAAAAGAGAACTACAAGAAAAATCAATTCCAGTAAGGATATAA
- the hisA gene encoding 1-(5-phosphoribosyl)-5-[(5-phosphoribosylamino)methylideneamino]imidazole-4-carboxamide isomerase, translated as MRIIPAIDIIEGKCVRLTQGNYDTKKIYNQNPLEVAKQFENSGIEYIHLVDLDGAKANSVINHKILEEITSKTRLKVDFGGGIKSDEAIKVAFNAGANQIIGGSIAIKNPCLFKKWIADYGKDKIILGADAYNGKIAISGWIEKSNEHVIPFIKDYQKEGVQYVMVTDIAKDGMLAGPSFELYKDILKEGNTNLKLIASGGVSTLNQVLKLEAMGCEGVVIGKAIYEHKITLKDLENYRINSV; from the coding sequence ATGAGAATTATACCAGCAATAGATATTATAGAGGGCAAATGTGTTCGCTTAACTCAAGGTAACTATGACACTAAGAAAATATATAATCAGAACCCATTGGAAGTAGCAAAACAATTTGAAAACAGTGGTATTGAATATATACATCTGGTAGATTTAGATGGAGCAAAAGCAAATAGCGTCATAAATCATAAAATATTAGAAGAAATAACTTCTAAAACAAGACTGAAAGTTGATTTTGGAGGCGGAATAAAATCAGATGAAGCTATAAAAGTAGCATTTAACGCTGGAGCTAATCAAATAATAGGAGGAAGTATTGCTATTAAAAATCCATGCCTGTTTAAAAAATGGATAGCTGATTATGGAAAGGATAAAATTATATTAGGGGCTGATGCTTATAATGGTAAAATAGCAATTTCAGGATGGATAGAAAAAAGTAATGAGCATGTAATACCTTTTATAAAAGATTATCAGAAAGAAGGGGTACAATATGTAATGGTAACAGACATAGCAAAGGATGGGATGTTGGCAGGACCTTCTTTTGAATTGTATAAAGATATTTTAAAGGAAGGAAATACAAATTTAAAACTAATAGCTTCGGGAGGAGTGTCAACTCTTAATCAAGTATTAAAGTTAGAAGCCATGGGCTGCGAAGGAGTTGTCATTGGAAAAGCGATCTATGAGCATAAAATAACGTTGAAAGATTTAGAGAATTATAGAATTAACAGTGTGTAA
- a CDS encoding DEAD/DEAH box helicase, whose product MTNIIKTQEAILAKLNIYELNEMQKKAISVIKDVSSTIILSPTGTGKTLAFLLPMLNYIDPNSKNIQALILVPSRELAIQIEQVLREIGTGLKVNAVYGGRPMAKDKKEIKHAPSILIGTPGRVADHFANDRFSKDGIKTLILDEFDKSLEVGFEYEMKGIMNQLPNIERRILTSATQEMELPSFVKLKEPVTLNYLKDKTSKKLTIKTVTSSTKNKKETLLKVLLYLGNQPGIVFCNLKSSIEEVSDFLIKNKITHSCFFGGMEQKDRERSLIKFRNGTNQILLATDLAARGIDIPELKYIIHYELPQRLEEFVHRNGRTARVNAKGTAYILKWKKETLPNFVKGTSHIEITTKEKLVSSYWETLFISGGRKDKISKGDIAGLFFKKGNLRKDQLGIIELKQDCAFIAVPKEVANKLVELLNNTRLKNKKVRIFSI is encoded by the coding sequence ATGACAAATATTATAAAAACACAAGAAGCTATTTTAGCAAAATTAAATATCTATGAATTAAATGAAATGCAAAAAAAGGCTATTTCAGTTATTAAAGATGTTTCTAGTACTATTATATTATCTCCAACAGGAACAGGAAAAACATTAGCCTTCTTGTTACCCATGCTTAACTATATCGATCCTAATAGCAAAAATATTCAAGCATTAATTTTAGTACCCTCAAGAGAATTAGCAATTCAAATAGAACAAGTTTTACGTGAAATAGGAACAGGACTTAAGGTAAATGCTGTATATGGAGGTAGGCCAATGGCTAAAGATAAAAAAGAAATAAAGCATGCACCTAGTATTTTGATAGGAACCCCAGGTAGAGTAGCAGATCATTTTGCAAACGACCGCTTTTCTAAAGATGGTATTAAAACTTTGATTTTAGATGAATTTGATAAGTCTTTAGAAGTAGGTTTTGAATATGAGATGAAGGGTATTATGAATCAATTACCTAACATAGAGAGACGTATTTTAACATCGGCGACACAAGAAATGGAACTTCCTAGTTTTGTGAAATTAAAGGAGCCTGTTACTTTGAATTATTTAAAAGATAAAACATCGAAAAAGCTAACCATAAAAACAGTTACTTCTTCCACCAAAAATAAAAAAGAAACTCTTTTAAAAGTATTGCTATATTTAGGAAATCAACCCGGAATCGTGTTTTGTAACTTAAAAAGTAGCATAGAAGAAGTTAGTGATTTCTTAATAAAAAATAAAATAACTCATAGTTGTTTTTTTGGAGGTATGGAGCAAAAGGATAGAGAACGCTCATTGATTAAGTTTAGAAATGGAACCAATCAAATATTATTAGCTACGGACCTAGCTGCTAGGGGGATTGATATTCCTGAGTTAAAATATATTATACATTACGAGTTACCCCAAAGATTAGAGGAGTTTGTGCATAGGAATGGGAGAACGGCGAGAGTAAATGCTAAAGGGACAGCTTATATATTGAAATGGAAAAAAGAAACGCTGCCAAATTTTGTAAAAGGGACTAGTCATATAGAAATAACGACTAAGGAAAAGTTAGTATCCAGTTATTGGGAAACGTTATTTATTTCAGGAGGGAGAAAAGATAAAATATCTAAAGGAGATATTGCAGGGCTATTTTTTAAGAAAGGAAATTTAAGAAAAGACCAACTAGGTATTATTGAATTAAAACAAGACTGTGCTTTTATAGCGGTACCAAAAGAGGTAGCTAATAAATTGGTAGAACTCCTAAATAATACTCGTTTAAAGAATAAAAAGGTTCGTATTTTTTCTATTTAA
- the aroB gene encoding 3-dehydroquinate synthase: MKSIQAATYPIHFEQKAYQELSNLIATKNYSSIFILVDENTMEHCYPRCIQHVATNIPIEVIEIESGEVHKNIDTCMGIWNVMTELNADRHSLLITLGGGVITDMGGFVAATYKRGIDFVNIPTTLLSMVDASVGGKTGVDLGVLKNQIGLFANPEIVLIDPEYLQTVTPREIRSGTAEIIKYGLTYDKSLFDEICNHENLNIVNLIPRSIEIKNEVVLQDPKEKSLRKILNFGHTIGHAIESYFLDTDSKENLTHGEAIAIGMICECFISSKLLNFSKEDTDNIKSVIISIYGKAAILKEDFSFIINLLKHDKKNIGGEINFVLLNKIEDFKLDCKVPTELIIQSLEYYNELI, translated from the coding sequence ATGAAATCAATTCAAGCAGCAACATATCCAATTCATTTTGAACAAAAAGCTTATCAAGAACTATCTAACTTAATAGCAACCAAAAACTACTCCTCTATTTTTATTTTAGTAGATGAAAATACAATGGAGCACTGCTATCCTAGATGTATTCAACATGTTGCTACTAACATCCCTATTGAAGTGATTGAAATTGAATCAGGTGAAGTTCATAAAAATATTGATACCTGTATGGGAATCTGGAATGTGATGACTGAATTGAACGCTGATAGACATAGCTTACTAATCACTTTAGGAGGTGGGGTTATTACTGATATGGGAGGCTTTGTAGCCGCTACTTATAAACGAGGTATTGATTTTGTAAATATTCCTACTACCCTACTATCAATGGTAGATGCTTCTGTTGGAGGAAAAACAGGTGTTGACCTTGGGGTTTTAAAAAATCAAATTGGTTTATTTGCCAATCCTGAAATTGTGCTAATAGATCCTGAATATTTACAAACGGTTACTCCTAGAGAAATTCGTTCTGGAACTGCTGAGATTATTAAATACGGGCTTACTTACGATAAAAGCCTTTTTGATGAAATATGCAACCATGAAAACTTAAATATTGTAAATCTAATACCTCGTTCTATTGAAATAAAAAACGAAGTGGTTTTACAAGATCCTAAAGAGAAATCTCTTCGCAAAATCTTAAACTTTGGACACACCATTGGACACGCCATTGAATCCTATTTTTTAGATACAGATAGCAAAGAAAATTTAACCCATGGAGAAGCGATTGCTATAGGAATGATATGTGAATGCTTTATTTCTTCTAAATTACTTAATTTCTCTAAAGAAGATACAGATAATATTAAAAGCGTCATTATCTCTATTTATGGAAAAGCCGCAATTTTAAAAGAAGATTTCTCTTTTATTATTAATTTATTAAAACATGATAAGAAAAATATAGGAGGAGAAATAAATTTTGTTTTACTGAATAAAATTGAAGACTTCAAATTAGATTGTAAAGTTCCTACTGAATTGATAATTCAAAGCTTAGAGTATTATAATGAACTTATTTAG
- a CDS encoding proline dehydrogenase family protein, with the protein MKLFDNTEIAFALKSDSALERAYFLFRMIQNQPMVRIGTAVTNFALKAHLPVEGLIRSTVFDHFCGGVTEDNCLPVIEKMYEKGKVHSVLDYSVEGKESEEEFDNALEKTLKTIDFAEEKKSIPYAVFKPTGFGRFALYEKISEKRVLKPEEQEEWNRVVARFHVVCKAAKAKNVPVLIDAEESWMQNAADDLIEDLMEAYNTEKAIVFNTLQMYRHDRMAYLKALYQRAHQKGYHIGMKVVRGAYMEKERERAQEQGYTSPICKDKQATDDNYNEAIKFMMEHKNMALFAGTHNEESSYLLMDLAKDHKIAPSDMRLWFGQLYGMSDHISFNLANEGYNVTKYVPFGPVRDVMPYLIRRAEENTSVAGQTSRELNLLKTERKRRKL; encoded by the coding sequence ATGAAACTTTTTGATAATACTGAAATAGCATTTGCTTTAAAATCAGATTCAGCGTTAGAACGTGCCTATTTTCTGTTTAGGATGATTCAAAATCAACCTATGGTTCGTATAGGTACTGCAGTTACCAATTTTGCATTAAAAGCCCATTTACCAGTAGAAGGTTTAATTAGATCGACAGTTTTTGATCATTTTTGTGGAGGTGTAACAGAAGATAATTGTTTACCTGTGATAGAAAAAATGTACGAAAAAGGAAAGGTGCATAGTGTTTTAGATTATTCAGTAGAAGGAAAGGAAAGTGAAGAAGAATTTGATAATGCGTTGGAAAAAACATTAAAAACAATTGATTTTGCAGAAGAAAAAAAATCAATTCCTTACGCTGTTTTTAAACCAACAGGTTTTGGACGCTTTGCTTTATATGAAAAAATATCAGAAAAAAGAGTTTTAAAGCCAGAAGAACAAGAAGAATGGAATAGAGTTGTAGCGCGTTTTCATGTTGTATGTAAAGCTGCCAAAGCTAAGAATGTACCAGTATTAATTGATGCAGAAGAAAGCTGGATGCAGAATGCTGCTGACGATTTAATAGAGGATTTAATGGAAGCGTATAATACAGAAAAAGCTATTGTATTTAATACATTGCAAATGTATCGTCATGATAGAATGGCTTATTTAAAAGCTTTATACCAAAGAGCCCATCAAAAAGGATATCATATTGGAATGAAAGTAGTACGTGGAGCTTATATGGAAAAAGAAAGAGAAAGAGCTCAAGAACAAGGATATACATCTCCAATATGTAAAGATAAGCAAGCAACGGATGATAATTACAATGAAGCAATTAAATTTATGATGGAACATAAAAATATGGCTTTATTTGCAGGAACTCACAACGAGGAAAGTTCTTATTTATTGATGGATTTAGCAAAAGATCATAAAATAGCTCCAAGTGATATGCGTTTATGGTTCGGTCAATTGTATGGAATGAGTGATCATATTAGTTTTAATCTGGCTAACGAAGGATATAATGTGACTAAATATGTTCCTTTTGGCCCCGTTCGAGATGTAATGCCGTATTTGATTCGTAGAGCAGAAGAAAATACTTCTGTAGCAGGGCAAACAAGTAGAGAACTAAATTTACTTAAAACAGAGCGTAAACGTAGGAAATTATAA
- the hisH gene encoding imidazole glycerol phosphate synthase subunit HisH — protein sequence MRLVIIDYGAGNIKSIQFAFKRLDVEAVLSSDMHEIKNADKVIFPGVGEAGFAMKKLRESGLDKIIPTLEQPTLGICLGMQLMCNFTEESNTTGLKIFDTTVKQFPKEIRSPQIGWNSINNLASPLFKNVKEKEFMYLIHSFYAHSCTEEIATAYYGGLNYAVALQKNNFYGVQFHPEKSGKEGAKILYNFLQLK from the coding sequence ATGAGATTAGTAATTATAGATTATGGGGCAGGAAATATAAAAAGTATTCAATTTGCTTTTAAAAGACTTGATGTAGAGGCTGTTTTGTCGAGTGATATGCATGAAATAAAAAATGCCGATAAGGTTATTTTTCCAGGAGTAGGAGAAGCTGGTTTTGCAATGAAAAAACTACGAGAAAGTGGTTTAGATAAAATCATACCTACTTTAGAACAGCCTACATTGGGAATTTGTTTAGGAATGCAGCTAATGTGCAATTTTACGGAGGAAAGTAATACTACTGGGTTAAAAATATTTGATACTACAGTAAAACAGTTTCCAAAAGAAATTAGAAGTCCTCAAATTGGATGGAATTCAATTAATAACTTGGCATCTCCTTTATTTAAAAATGTGAAAGAAAAAGAGTTTATGTATTTAATACATAGTTTTTATGCACATAGTTGTACTGAGGAAATAGCGACAGCTTATTATGGCGGACTGAATTATGCAGTGGCTTTGCAAAAAAACAATTTTTATGGAGTGCAGTTTCATCCTGAGAAAAGTGGAAAAGAAGGAGCGAAAATTTTATATAATTTTTTACAATTAAAATAA
- a CDS encoding LETM1 domain-containing protein, translating to MNSVDEIKLLLTRNKKRLAKELDESKELVVLLKKSMETNLSIEEKEKVKEQLLDICKAIPAFTIFMLPGGALLLPLLVKVIPTILPSAFREDMD from the coding sequence ATGAATTCGGTTGACGAAATAAAGTTATTACTTACAAGAAATAAGAAACGACTAGCTAAAGAGCTTGATGAAAGCAAAGAGCTAGTCGTTTTACTAAAAAAATCGATGGAAACAAATTTATCTATCGAAGAGAAAGAAAAAGTAAAAGAACAACTTCTAGATATTTGTAAAGCAATACCCGCATTTACTATATTTATGCTCCCAGGAGGAGCGCTATTGCTTCCTTTACTGGTTAAAGTGATACCAACGATTCTTCCTAGTGCTTTTAGAGAAGATATGGATTAA
- the hisIE gene encoding bifunctional phosphoribosyl-AMP cyclohydrolase/phosphoribosyl-ATP diphosphatase HisIE, with the protein MNINFNKNKEGLVPAIIQDANTQKVLMLGFMNEKAYEKTIATKKVTFYSRTKDRLWTKGEESNHFLDLVSIKNDCDHDTLLVQVIPNGPVCHKETDTCWGEENTNSLSFITVLENIIEKRFSKREPKKSYIASLFEKGINKIAQKVGEEAVEVVIEAKDHNGSLFLNESADLLFHYLILLKAKGFKLADVIKVLENRQNQK; encoded by the coding sequence ATGAACATTAATTTTAATAAAAATAAAGAAGGTTTAGTTCCTGCTATCATACAAGATGCGAATACTCAAAAGGTACTAATGTTAGGTTTTATGAATGAAAAAGCTTACGAAAAAACAATAGCAACAAAGAAAGTAACTTTTTATAGTAGAACTAAGGATAGGTTATGGACGAAAGGAGAAGAAAGTAATCATTTTTTAGATTTGGTAAGTATAAAAAATGATTGCGATCATGATACTTTATTGGTTCAAGTCATACCTAATGGCCCTGTATGTCATAAAGAGACCGATACTTGTTGGGGAGAAGAGAATACTAATTCACTCAGTTTTATAACAGTATTAGAAAATATTATAGAGAAGAGGTTTTCGAAAAGAGAACCTAAAAAATCCTATATAGCTTCTTTATTTGAAAAAGGTATAAATAAGATTGCTCAAAAGGTAGGAGAGGAAGCTGTAGAAGTTGTTATTGAAGCGAAAGATCATAATGGTTCTTTATTTTTAAATGAAAGTGCAGATCTATTATTTCATTATTTGATTTTGTTAAAAGCTAAGGGATTTAAATTAGCTGATGTAATAAAAGTATTAGAAAATAGACAGAACCAAAAATAA